Proteins from a single region of Hordeum vulgare subsp. vulgare chromosome 6H, MorexV3_pseudomolecules_assembly, whole genome shotgun sequence:
- the LOC123403278 gene encoding disease resistance protein RGA2-like, with protein MASSTELVFAGKSVATSAISFWINKAFTCLNKYFKAEGMQDIKKRLRQLMPNIQLVLDIANPESFKEQVSALDSWLWQLRDAVEEAEDATDELEYYELEEKAKGYKVSDSGSSFAKMRQKVVRSAKHVGILDKNLKQFTQHGTIKRLRAAVEGIDKAATDIADILRVTQHLQGVASGSQRQEHWMNKDRETGSALTASKFVGRENEKEEILRWLTKTSTAASEIVITPVHVPILSVVGHGGMGKTALAQRICEEVVRERFKVIWVHVSDSFDAASLTSKILESATWEKPRANHLEALQQDLKRELNLHTKFLLVLDDVWEDKSKDEWEKVFAPLRNSKSGSKILLTTRMQSVADMAAEAMGIDMECLKIGGLEEGENLELFNHHVFSGLNSQDFVDLKLFGEKIAKKLGGCPMLTKVVSGHLQCNMTLEYWDRFLGDLEHFKGTEKGMMELYRLSYYHLPIELQICFRYCSIFPQACKFKKKDLVLMWMSSGLISQAGNESRRPEDIGEQILAQLTRQSFFDMTFKIFQYSQRKEEYYIMHDLMHELARHVSSGECARISEPIMLENKKDTVRHIHIPCIDHLSIEEVKKISHFKNVRTIIFEGQHLVNKDMVDAIENVVQNSKALRLLHLNLENTFHLSGLADLKHLRYIYLPNLSTEGFCGLVQLYHLTVVNCSIGWQKQPTEVRYLGNIDHLRYVSSRLYKCSEFPIGRLTSLQELQNYRVHGKEGNRISAIRNLRDLRELQVQGLENVENPEEAHDAKLNEKEYLNSLSLEWSARAKIESRTDEFLIDNCEPHENIRDLTVSGYGGVRSPIWIQRLSVKNLISLKLVRCENWKYLPSLAELALLKHLTLHHLYSIQEIGESSHVSGCGCSDSSLPNCPFYINGSLPASLHTLIVRSCPELIELPVLPPSLVYLEIHDVGLTKLPRIGGPCSEDGRADSSELLRIRVNMCPSLTSLDESVLAQGQYIKTIRILRITTCEELVFVPLTFKEMNELRELEIGKCPKLRTSSEIRDKILPPSLEKLTLMQCGDMECLLLKSLHGLEFLSKLALKNCPSLKSLPSADVFKSLKSLELMEIMGCQNLSSLDGLGSLRFLFELKINTCSKLAEVGLSLPLHVSSGSGDGGEDHMVMPTGSLQIDYLEIDLPSILLLEPLKDLRHTKELVINNGSQMKNLPERWLLQNSKEIRSLKILSANSLESLPLRMNELCYLKYLLLSGAGKGKLQSLPDLPSSLQCIHVMGCYPELVKQISEKGSSEWNKISHIAKLHIGDSYFTNGKECDQESFYGASNQ; from the coding sequence ATGGCTAGTAGCACCGAACTAGTGTTTGCCGGGAAGTCGGTGGCAACCTCAGCCATCTCCTTCTGGATCAACAAGGCTTTCACATGCCTGAATAAGTACTTCAAGGCTGAGGGCATGCAGGATATCAAGAAAAGATTGCGCCAGTTGATGCCAAATATCCAGCTTGTGCTCGACATTGCCAACCCTGAGTCTTTTAAAGAACAGGTCAGTGCACTGGATTCATGGCTATGGCAGCTCAGGGATGCGGTAGAGGAGGCCGAGGATGCAACCGATGAGCTTGAgtactacgaactagaggagaaaGCGAAGGGTTACAAGGTTAGTGACTCGGGCTCCTCCTTCGCTAAGATGAGGCAGAAAGTCGTCAGATCTGCCAAGCATGTTGGAATCTTGGATAAGAATTTGAAACAATTTACTCAACATGGCACCATCAAGAGGCTGAGGGCTGCCGTGGAGGGCATAGACAAGGCTGCTACAGATATTGCTGATATTCTCAGAGTCACACAACATCTCCAGGGGGTTGCATCTGGTAGCCAGCGGCAGGAACATTGGATGAACAAAGATCGTGAGACAGGTTCGGCCTTGACGGCATCTAAATTTGTTGGACGAGAAAATGAGAAGGAAGAGATACTTAGATGGCTGACCAAGACATCAACTGCAGCTTCTGAAATTGTGATAACTCCTGTCCATGTTCCTATTCTTTCAGTGGTTGGTCATGGTGGCATGGGGAAGACTGCTTTGGCTCAACGCATATGCGAAGAAGTGGTAAGGGAGCGTTTCAAGGTTATATGGGTCCATGTATCTGATAGCTTTGATGCAGCATCTCTGACTAGTAAAATACTGGAATCTGCTACATGGGAAAAACCTAGAGCTAATCATTTGGAGGCACTGCAACAAGATCTCAAAAGGGAACTGAACTTGCATACTAAGTTTTTGCTTGTTTTAGATGATGTCTGGGAAGATAAGAGTAAAGATGAATGGGAAAAGGTATTTGCTCCTCTGAGGAATAGCAAGAGCGGGAGCAAAATTCTGTTGACAACCCGAATGCAGTCAGTAGCTGATATGGCTGCAGAAGCCATGGGAATCGACATGGAGTGCTTGAAAATAGGAGGGCTAGAAGAAGGTGAAAATCTTGAGCTCTTCAATCATCATGTCTTCTCTGGTCTGAATTCACAAGATTTTGTAGATTTAAAATTATTTGGAGAGAAAATTGCAAAAAAATTGGGTGGATGTCCCATGCTAACTAAGGTTGTTAGCGGGCATTTGCAGTGTAATATGACTTTGGAATATTGGGACAGATTCTTGGGTGATTTGGAACATTTTAAAGGAACTGAAAAGGGTATGATGGAACTTTACAGATTAAGCTACTACCACCTACCAATAGAGCTTCAGATTTGTTTTCGGTACTGCAGCATATTTCCACAGGCCTGTAAATTTAAGAAAAAAGATTTGGTACTGATGTGGATGAGCTCAGGACTGATCTCACAAGCAGGAAATGAATCAAGAAGGCCTGAGGACATTGGAGAGCAAATCTTGGCTCAGTTAACTAGACAATCATTTTTTGACATGACATTCAAAATATTCCAATATAGTCAAAGAAAAGAAGAGTATTACATAATGCATGACTTAATGCATGAATTGGCAAGGCATGTATCTTCTGGTGAATGTGCAAGAATAAGTGAACCTATCATGTTGGAAAACAAAAAGGATACAGTTCGACACATACATATTCCTTGTATTGACCATTTATCTATTGAGGAGGTCAAGAAAATCTCACACTTTAAAAATGTGCGCACTATTATCTTTGAAGGTCAGCATTTGGTCAACAAGGATATGGTTGATGCTATTGAGAATGTTGTACAGAACTCAAAAGCTTTGCGTCTGTTGCACTTAAATTTGGAGAATACATTTCATCTTTCTGGACTTGCAGATTTGAAGCACCTTCGTTACATCTACCTACCTAACTTGTCAACAGAAGGATTCTGTGGACTTGTCCAGCTCTATCACCTAACAGTTGTTAATTGCTCCATTGGCTGGCAGAAACAACCTACAGAAGTGAGGTATCTGGGAAACATTGATCATCTACGATATGTGAGCTCTAGGCTCTACAAATGTAGCGAGTTCCCTATTGGAAGACTCACTTCTCTTCAGGAGTTGCAGAACTACAGGGTACATGGAAAGGAGGGCAACAGAATAAGTGCAATCAGAAACTTAAGAGATCTCCGTGAACTTCAAGTGCAAGGTCTTGAGAATGTTGAGAATCCTGAGGAAGCTCATGATGCCAAGTTGAATGAAAAGGAATACCTCAACTCTTTGTCTCTGGAGTGGTCAGCACGTGCTAAAATAGAAAGCAGGACCGATGAGTTTCTTATTGATAATTGTGAGCCACATGAAAACATTAGAGATCTTACAGTTTCTGGTTATGGTGGTGTAAGATCTCCAATATGGATTCAGAGACTTTCTGTCAAAAACTTGATATCACTGAAGCTGGTCAGATGCGAAAACTGGAAGTATCTCCCATCACTAGCAGAGCTTGCATTGCTGAAACATCTTACATTGCATCACCTTTATAGCATACAAGAGATTGGTGAATCATCTCATGTTTCTGGCTGTGGCTGCAGTGACTCATCTCTACCAAATTGTCCATTTTATATTAACGGATCTCTACCTGCAAGTCTCCATACTCTCATCGTAAGATCTTGCCCTGAACTGATTGAATTGCCTGTTCTACCTCCCAGTTTGGTGTATTTGGAAATACATGATGTTGGGTTGACCAAACTTCCAAGGATTGGCGGGCCATGTAGCGAGGACGGTAGGGCAGATTCATCTGAATTGCTGCGCATCCGTGTCAATATGTGTCCAAGTTTAACTTCACTTGATGAAAGTGTTCTAGCACAGGGACAGTACATTAAAACCATCCGTATCCTACGTATCACAACATGCGAAGAGCTGGTGTTTGTACCCTTAACATTCAAAGAAATGAATGAGCTTAGAGAACTCGAGATTGGGAAATGTCCAAAGCTGAGGACATCAAGTGAAATCAGAGATAAGATCCTTCCTCCATCACTTGAAAAATTAACTCTCATGCAGTGTGGCGACATGGAATGTTTACTGCTTAAGTCGTTGCATGGACTAGAATTTCTTTCTAAGCTGGCGCTGAAGAACTGCCCAAGTCTGAAATCCCTCCCCTCAGCAGATGTGTTCAAGAGTCTCAAGTCACTGGAGTTAATGGAGATAATGGGGTGCCAGAATCTCTCATCATTGGACGGGCTCGGTTCCCTTCGGTTCCTCTTTGAGCTGAAAATCAACACTTGTAGTAAGCTCGCAGAGGTTGGGTTGTCCCTACCTCTCCATGTATCCAGTGGTAGTGGTGATGGTGGAGAAGATCATATGGTGATGCCTACCGGCTCTTTGCAAATTGACTATCTTGAAATTGATCTCCCGTCCATATTGCTTCTTGAGCCACTCAAGGATCTTCGCCACACCAAAGAATTGGTGATTAATAATGGGAGCCAGATGAAGAACTTACCTGAGCGATGGCTTCTACAGAACAGCAAAGAGATCCGATCCCTGAAGATATTGAGTGCCAACTCGCTGGAATCTCTTCCATTACGTATGAACGAACTATGCTATCTCAAGTACTTGCTCCTATCTGGTGCTGGGAAGGGGAAGTTACAATCGCTTCCTGATCTGCCATCTTCCCTGCAATGTATCCACGTTATGGGCTGCTATCC